CTTTTTCCGTCCACTGCAGTCACATTCACAACCACTTCTATCAGTAGCCAGCCAATCACTCCGGTGGACTTTTCACTTCCTGGTTGGAAGTGAATTTCTATCACTTATCTGGTTTCTGTTAGAAGGAGATACCAACTATGTTGTCTCGTACAACAACGCGTCTGGCTCGTTCCAGATCACACAAACGTTCCGCTTTTACATTGATTGAATTACTCGTTGTGATTGCAATCATTGCGATTCTGATTGCTTTACTCCTGCCTGCGGTACAACAGGCCCGTGAAGCGGCCCGTCGTTCTCAGTGCAAGAATAATCTGAAGCAGATTACTCTGGCGACGCACATGTTCCATGATACGTTCAATGTGTTTCCGTATGCCATTTCAGATTATACGGTAACCGCTGATCTTTCTGATCCTGATAACCTTCCCTCTTCAACCTGGGTCACGGGGCATATTCAGATCATGCCTTATCTGGAGCAGGATGCCGTTGCCAGTCGCTGGGATAAGGAAGAAAGACGGAACAGTACAAATGACACAGACGGTGATGGATATACCAACGCAATGCTGGTTCAGATGCTGGTCCCTACCTTTCTGTGTCCGTCCATGCCCTTACCAGGGCCCTTGCCAGAAAACCGGGCTCCCTGCAGTTATATTTTTTCTTCTGGAACTGCCCCCACGTCAGACCTGCATTATGCCAGTTACTATGGTTTACCTGAACCAGTCTATGACGGCGCGATTATTCCGCGCATCCTGAATCCGAAGAAATCGACCGTTCCAAGCTTTGAGAAAAAAACGAAAATGCGTGACATTACGGATGGGACCACGAATACATTCCTGTTAGGAGAAATCGATCATTCACCAGCGGGAGTACCCGATACATCCGGAGATGTTGTGGGTGGCGTCTGGGCTTATGGCTATGCCGGTTTTTCTTATGGTTCTACAGGTACCCGGTTAAATCTTCATGATGGTACGACGACGTATGGTGTCTTCCGCAGTCAGCACCCTGGTGGCGCCCACTTTGCGATGGTTGATGGCTCGGTTCACTTTATCTCTGAGAATATCAACAGCGATTTGTACAAGAGCTTATCGACTCGCGCCGGTGGTGAAGTTGTGGAATTCCCATAGAGAAACTTCTTCCTGTCGCACGCGACCAAATCAATATCCAGA
This window of the Gimesia fumaroli genome carries:
- a CDS encoding DUF1559 domain-containing protein, with product MLSRTTTRLARSRSHKRSAFTLIELLVVIAIIAILIALLLPAVQQAREAARRSQCKNNLKQITLATHMFHDTFNVFPYAISDYTVTADLSDPDNLPSSTWVTGHIQIMPYLEQDAVASRWDKEERRNSTNDTDGDGYTNAMLVQMLVPTFLCPSMPLPGPLPENRAPCSYIFSSGTAPTSDLHYASYYGLPEPVYDGAIIPRILNPKKSTVPSFEKKTKMRDITDGTTNTFLLGEIDHSPAGVPDTSGDVVGGVWAYGYAGFSYGSTGTRLNLHDGTTTYGVFRSQHPGGAHFAMVDGSVHFISENINSDLYKSLSTRAGGEVVEFP